Proteins encoded within one genomic window of Macrotis lagotis isolate mMagLag1 chromosome 3, bilby.v1.9.chrom.fasta, whole genome shotgun sequence:
- the LOC141519362 gene encoding uncharacterized protein LOC141519362 — MGCSGCSGGCGSSCGGCSSSCCVPVCCCKPVCCCVPVCSCSSCGGCKGGCGSSAGGCKGDCCSSCGGCCQSSCCKPVCCKDSCCKPCCCKDSCCKPCCCKDSCCKPCCCKDSCCKPCCCKDSCCKPCCCQDSCCKPCCCQDSCCKPCCCQDSCCKPCCCKDSCCKPCCCKDSCCKPCCCKDSCCKPCCCQDSCSKPCCCKDSCCKPCCCQSSCCKPCCCQVSCCKSCCCQDSCCKPCCCQDCCCKPCCCQDSCCKPCCCKICCCQDSCCK; from the coding sequence ATGGGTTGCTCTGGCTGTTCAGGAGGCTGTGGCTCAAGCTGTGGGGGCTGCAGTTCCAGCTGTTGTGTGCCCGTTTGCTGCTGCAAACCTGTCTGCTGCTGTGTGCCAGTCTGCTCCTGCTCCAGCTGTGGCGGCTGCAAGGGAGGTTGCGGCTCAAGCGCTGGTGGCTGCAAGGGAGACTGTTGCTCCAGCTGTGGAGGCTGCTGCCAGTCCAGCTGCTGCAAGCCCGTCTGCTGCAAGGACAGCTGCTGCAAGCCCTGCTGCTGTAAGGACAGCTGCTGCAAGCCCTGCTGCTGCAAGGACAGCTGCTGCAAGCCCTGCTGCTGCAAGGACAGCTGCTGCAAGCCCTGCTGCTGCAAGGACAGCTGCTGCAAGCCCTGCTGCTGCCAGGACAGCTGCTGCAAGCCCTGCTGCTGCCAGGACAGCTGCTGCAAGCCCTGCTGCTGCCAGGACAGCTGCTGCAAGCCCTGCTGCTGCAAGGACAGCTGCTGCAAGCCCTGCTGTTGCAAGGACAGCTGCTGTAAGCCCTGCTGCTGCAAGGACAGCTGCTGCAAGCCCTGCTGCTGCCAGGACAGCTGCTCCAAGCCCTGCTGCTGCAAAGACAGCTGCTGCAAGCCGTGCTGTTGCCAGTCCAGTTGTTGCAAGCCCTGCTGCTGCCAGGTCAGCTGCTGCAAGTCCTGCTGCTGCCAGGACAGCTGCTGCAAGCCCTGCTGCTGCCAGGACTGCTGCTGCAAGCCCTGCTGCTGCCAGGACAGCTGCTGCAAGCCCTGCTGCTGCAAGATCTGCTGCTGCCAGGACAGCTGCTGCAAG
- the LOC141519363 gene encoding uncharacterized protein LOC141519363 codes for MHREFWTNLHPSSTMGCSGCSGGCGSSCGGCSSSCCVPVCCCKPVCCCVPVCSCSSCCCQSSCCKPVCCKDSCCKPCCCKDSCCKPCCCKDSCCKPCCCKDSCCKPCCCKDSCCKPCCCKDSCCKPCCCQDSCCKPCCCKDSCCKPCCCQDSCCKPCCCQDSCCKPCCCQDSCCKPCCCKDSCCKPCCCQSSCCKPCCCQVSCCKSCCCQDSCCKPCCCQDCCCKPCCCQDTCCKPCCCQSICCKPCCSQASCSVPVCCQCKI; via the exons ACAAATCTCCATCCTTCCAGCACCATGGGTTGCTCTGGCTGTTCAGGAGGCTGTGGCTCAAGCTGTGGGGGCTGCAGTTCCAGCTGTTGTGTGCCCGTTTGCTGCTGCAAACCTGTCTGCTGCTGTGTGCCAGTCTGCTCCTGCTCCAGCT GCTGCTGCCAGTCCAGCTGCTGCAAGCCCGTCTGCTGCAAGGACAGCTGCTGCAAGCCCTGCTGCTGTAAGGACAGCTGCTGCAAGCCCTGCTGCTGCAAGGACAGCTGCTGCAAGCCCTGCTGCTGCAAGGACAGCTGCTGCAAGCCCTGCTGCTGCAAGGACAGCTGCTGCAAGCCCTGCTGCTGCAAGGACAGCTGCTGCAAGCCCTGCTGCTGCCAGGACAGCTGCTGCAAGCCCTGCTGCTGCAAGGACAGCTGCTGCAAGCCCTGCTGCTGCCAGGACAGCTGCTGCAAGCCCTGCTGCTGCCAGGACAGCTGCTGCAAGCCCTGCTGCTGCCAGGACAGCTGCTGCAAGCCCTGCTGCTGCAAAGACAGCTGCTGCAAGCCGTGCTGTTGCCAGTCCAGTTGTTGCAAGCCCTGCTGCTGCCAGGTCAGCTGCTGCAAGTCCTGCTGCTGCCAGGACAGCTGCTGCAAGCCCTGCTGCTGCCAGGACTGCTGCTGCAAGCCCTGCTGCTGCCAGGACACCTGCTGCAAGCCCTGCTGCTGCCAGTCCATTTGTTGCAAGCCCTGCTGCTCCCAGGCTAGCTGCTCTGTTCCAGTTTGCTGCCAGTGTAAGATCTGA